Genomic DNA from Salvia miltiorrhiza cultivar Shanhuang (shh) chromosome 1, IMPLAD_Smil_shh, whole genome shotgun sequence:
CTTCCCCTTCTTCCCCCGATTCAAGCGACGACATGCTCACCAATTTGCCAACATGTGTCgcaattttacatttttttaattattgcattttattttaaatattttattttaattaatgtaatatttaattttaataaaatgttgaattttaaaatagaagaataaaaatgaaattaaatgtaGCGCTTCTTATAGAGTCAATGCACTGAGGAGAAACACTAAGATGTGGACCACCTTATAGCGTGTCTCCCCTTAGCGCCTCCAACTAGAGATGCtcttatagtataaaataagaataaatttaCATCGTTGATCTTTTCATAATTTAACAATTGAGATGTAATCtaataaaaatgtaaatgtataaattttatgtagaacacgtacaaattcgttgtataaatgtttgaattgcgaaaaataaaattttctcgACTCATAGGATTCAAACTCagaaccatgaattcatccaacaaggtgatgaatcagtTCCGTAGATCTTGAAGATCTAAGTACTGAAAATGactcctattttatattttatgaggtgtttttattttaacctcCTCGTATATGTATATAGTATTGTTTTCGTcatttattgaaattttaaattagttAGTATTAGCTAATCAAACGAACTGATAACTTACCCCGAAATGAGATTCAATATACCACATTTTATGTCccactttatgtcccactttgtgtataccacataaaattgtgggacactggatctcatcccctTTCCCAGGCCCTCACAATCTTGGTATGAAGAAAGTTTAGAAATCTTCAACATTTTATAAAGACAAACCtagctaattaattaaactattaaTTTGAAATAGTTCTTCAAGAACAAATCGAATTTctgaaaatatgaaattaattacCTATTGTCGAAGTCACTACAAAATTAACCATCTTTGCTCTGTCCCCGCAACCCactactttaatttatttttgtttttcccaAAACCCATATAAAATTAAAGCAACCAGATTTTgttaaaatgaagaaataacaGACATAAAATGCACCCCAAAAATCATACCTAAATCAATTTACAATGCATCATAATCAACATGCCACATGTCAAAAGCTGCCAAGCCTTCAAAATTGTCGATCATCATCTCCGAAGTATCCTCGCACTGCTGCGCCGGCGCCGATTCCTCCGCTGCATGAGCATTTACCTCCGCCGACGCTGCCTTGGACGCGCCGCCGTCGGCCGCCGCGAACCTCGAGGAGTCCGACACGTCGGCGTCCTGGCCGGTTAGCTCCTGCACTAGGGCACGGAACTCCGAGGCGGTGGCCGTGAACTTGATAGGGTTTGTGATGTACACCACTTTCAGCGGCAGCTGCTTCTTCGAATTCTCTCTCTTCGCGTGCTTATTCTTCGCTCCTTTAGGGTTTTCCGCCACCGTTTTCTCCATGGCTAGGGTTTTACGAGCAAGGAAATGGGGGGAATTATGCGAGGAAATTAATGGAAGCTTTTAGTttt
This window encodes:
- the LOC131002792 gene encoding uncharacterized protein LOC131002792; translation: MEKTVAENPKGAKNKHAKRENSKKQLPLKVVYITNPIKFTATASEFRALVQELTGQDADVSDSSRFAAADGGASKAASAEVNAHAAEESAPAQQCEDTSEMMIDNFEGLAAFDMWHVDYDAL